atttccctgaCCCGGGTTACtatagtcaagtcccttcaatccgaTCGCTAAGGCCGTTcggcctcagtccacgaccaaggaaggctgACTCTGTAAGACCAAAGAGCgaggtgcccaaaaggaataaggacagacacccacgtgcacgcacacagacacacggtcgaatacaccgtgttcaccgtgtttctgactcagggaaactggaagatggtttGGAACCGTCACGATCaacttgcatttcttccaggacaggaaaattccatggcactcactcaagcctaggcaacaaagtgagactctgactcaaaaaattaaatgaatgcatgcatgaatacatgaatgaatgaatgaatgaataaataaataaataaataaataagtatgttaaaaaatacatagaggaaaaaaaaaatacatagagggagggttctccgctttagctattattgtggttaatcatgtcactggtctcagctgggccaaaaacaaggcatgtggggctggggactgctcgggagttttaagaaaagatttaatgcaacctggggatagaggccagagtacaagtttccaaaatcaggggatgggggggaagttttaaaaggacacaaaatctttctgtcctttactttttttccctctctctaggcCATTCCctttattacactgtgaaattcatgatgttaaatagttgtgcCTGGGATGAACTTTGCGGTTGGCTAtgttaagtaggaagggtgttttttggttttttttttttttgcttgtttgttttttaggagttgttgaatttattcagCATAACCACAGAGGCATTGTCTTGATGctgtcacacacagacacaaacccAGATACAACACAATATCCATATTTAGCCCAAGTGCATTCCTTCTCAGGCTCATTCGTATGTCTTCATATGCCACAGCCCATCATTTAAATAATGGATATTTTCAATGCCAATTCCTTTGGTGATTTTCTCAATATCTTCTGCAGACATCTTCATGACTCCAACACATAGAGCATGCTGTGTTCCTTCTGCCATGGTAGCCACAATGGTGTCTACTGCAGCAGGGTCAAGCTTAGCTCCAGGAGAAGTTAAGCCTGGGCACATGATATTTGCTCCACTGAGTGCAAATTTGATGGCTCCTTTATCAACCTGCTGGTGTGGCAGGATAAAAGGATATTTGTGAAGTAACCTTAGGGTTGGGTAAAAAGGCCCCTGTAATTGTCTAAAAAATAGTAATTCTCCATTTACTGTAAGGATTTCTATATGTTGATGGCATCGGACTATTTTTACAGGATCTTTCTTAGGCATGATGTGATGAAGCCATGGTTCAATACCTGGAAATTGCTCTATTAATTGGTTCTTAATACCCTTAATAACTGAAGTTTTCAACTGGATGCAGTtggacacattttctttttcatcaaatTTCTTAAACATGATCCAAGGTGAAGGGGGCGACGATAGGGAAGGGCCCCGAAtgggaaagaaattgaattagtaagGGTCTGGCAGATCCCCTTACACGAGGAAGGCCGGCACTGACAGTGGGAGCTGTTGTccaggaagggtgttttatatgtttccacgacatcataaaaaattcagcagactcatctatgatcactAGGGAAattaatgattttcctctcctcaatgttgagctaccacaacaagctgcaggaggaccgtccgggacacctatccactgcCAGAGGCCACTCGGGAATGtgtggctcaccctattcatttagaaatgtataccttggaatcaataaaattttccCCACCctggttactgtagtcaagtcccttcaatccgaTCGCTAAGTCCATTcggcctcagtccacgaccaaggaaggcccactctgtgagaccaaagagccgggtgcccaaaaggaataaggacaggcacccacgtgcacgcacacagacacacggtccaatacaccgtgttcaccgtgtttctgactcagggaaactggaagatggttgGGAACCTTcaagatcaactttgcatttatttcaggACAGGAAaaatcacaggaagagaaaatacattgttctcggcctatgataaaaagccacaagttgttctagaattcattctgtgatttaaattttttttgttggtttgttttgcttttttttgagacagagtctcaacccTGTGATGGGGCTCACAgcgatttttggttttttttgtaaagct
This sequence is a window from Microcebus murinus isolate Inina chromosome 31, M.murinus_Inina_mat1.0, whole genome shotgun sequence. Protein-coding genes within it:
- the LOC142865722 gene encoding malignant T-cell-amplified sequence 1-like, encoding MFKKFDEKENVSNCIQLKTSVIKGIKNQLIEQFPGIEPWLHHIMPKKDPVKIVRCHQHIEILTVNGELLFFRQLQGPFYPTLRLLHKYPFILPHQQVDKGAIKFALSGANIMCPGLTSPGAKLDPAAVDTIVATMAEGTQHALCVGVMKMSAEDIEKITKGIGIENIHYLNDGLWHMKTYE